In one Pristiophorus japonicus isolate sPriJap1 unplaced genomic scaffold, sPriJap1.hap1 HAP1_SCAFFOLD_310, whole genome shotgun sequence genomic region, the following are encoded:
- the LOC139249381 gene encoding uncharacterized protein encodes MDEDLTIVWISVGAVLGLTLIAGAALVFCIRQARFGRLQSSPSVHTATTLPAPNYENISLPGRTQFSQKPKELRSANREACTSRKYQTRRFISGQSKTEQVLEKHQHCRELKDQQLQPTQWTHQHQSAPRGHQHQSSLRRFLPFKNLAPPTSNKTLLAPTGSELYANQRQIKPHLSKKKSSDLQADSNSIYMNFDPVLSQCTKQPRQQSNLEKLLVQMVFTPNS; translated from the exons ATGGATGAAGACCTGACAATTGTCTGGATCAGTGTGGGGGCTGTGCTGGGACTTACTCTCATTGCTGGAGCTGCTCTTGTCTTCTGTATCAGACAGGCACGGTTCGGGAGACTGCAATCCT CCCCGTCTGTCCACACTGCCACTACATTGCCAGCACCCAATTATGAAAACATCTCTCTTCCCGGACGCACACAA TTTTCCCAGAAGCCCAAGGAGTTGAGATCTGCCAACAGAGAAGCATGTACCTCCAGAAAATACCAAACTAGACGCTTCATTTCAGGACAAAGCAAGACTGAACAAGTGCTTGAGAAACACCAGCATTGCCGAGAACTGAAGGATCAGCAACTTCAACCAACACAATGGACTCACCAGCATCAGTCGGCACCAAGAGGTCACCAGCACCAATCATCACTGAGGCGCTTTTTACCCTTTAAGAATTTAGCACCACCAACCAGCAACAAGACTTTATTGGCACCGACTGGTTCTGAACTCTATGCAAACCAAAGACAGATTAAACCTCATCTCTCCAAGAAG AAATCAAGTGATCTTCAAGCGGATTCCAACTCGATATACATG AATTTTGATCCAGTCTTAAGTCAGTGCACAAAACAGCCCCGTCAACAATCAAACCTGGAAAAGCTGTTGGTCCAAATGGTGTTTACCCCAaattcttaa